One Malania oleifera isolate guangnan ecotype guangnan chromosome 10, ASM2987363v1, whole genome shotgun sequence genomic region harbors:
- the LOC131165277 gene encoding uncharacterized protein LOC131165277 codes for MAAEEAGVHKKRVVVIGGGVAGAFIAKSLQSLTDVVLIDPKEYFEIPWASLRCMVEPSFAERTLINHSNYLNKGCIVTSTAINITEHEVRTAEGSLIPYDYLVIATGHMDSVPITRKERLSQYQEVFQKIQSASSILIVGGGPTGVELAGEIAVDFPDKKLTLVHRGSRLLEFIGPKASKKTLNWLTAKKVEVILGQSVDLGSASDGVYRTSGGETITADCHFVCIGKPIGSSWLKDTFLNDSLDDKGRLMVDEHLRVKGCNNVFAIGDITDIPELKQGYLAESHAAVAARNLKLLVSGGGESKMANYRPGSAIAIVSLGRKEGVAQFPFITLIGCTPGFIKSGDLFVGKTRKKLGFKP; via the exons ATGGCGGCGGAAGAGGCTGGAGTGCATAAGAAAAGGGTGGTGGTCATCGGAGGTGGAGTTGCCGGCGCCTTCATTGCCAAGTCTCTCCAGTCTCTCACTGATGTTGTCCTCATAGACCC TAAGGAGTATTTTGAGATCCCATGGGCGAGTTTGAGATGTATGGTGGAACCATCTTTTGCAGAGAGAACATTGATTAATCACAGTAATTACCTCAACAAGGGCTGTATTGTTACATCTACTGCTATCAATATAACAGAGCATGAAGTCAGGACTGCAGAGGGCTCTCTTATTCCATATGATTACTTGGTTATTGCCACTGGACACATGGATTCTGTTCCCATAACTAGAAAGGAGAGGCTCAGTCAGTACCAGGAAg TGTTCCAAAAGATACAATCTGCTAGTTCAATTCTGATTGTTGGAGGGGGTCCCACAGGCGTGGAACTTGCGGGTGAAATTGCTGTTGACTTTCCTGATAAGAAGTTGACTCTAGTGCACCGTGGTTCAAGGTTGCTAGAATTTATTGGTCCTAAGGCCTCAAAAAAGACACTCAATTGGTTGACAGCAAAGAAAGTTGAAGTGATTTTAGGGCAATCTGTTGATTTAGGCTCTGCATCTGATGGTGTTTATAGAACATCTGGTGGAGAAACTATTACAGCAGATTGCCATTTTGTGTGTATAGGAAAGCCTATAGGTTCATCATGGCTTAAAGACACCTTCTTGAATGATAGTTTGGATGATAAAGGAAGGTTGATGGTTGATGAGCACTTACGGGTCAAGGGTTGCAACAATGTTTTTGCCATTGGAGATATTACTGATATTCCA gaattgaaacaggGTTATTTGGCAGAAAGCCATGCTGCAGTAGCTGCTAGGAACTTGAAGTTGTTGGTGTCGGGGGGTGGAGAGAGCAAAATGGCTAATTATCGACCTGGTTCAGCAATCGCAATCGTTTCACTCGGGAGGAAGGAAGGCGTGGCACAGTTCCCCTTCATCACATTAATCGGATGCACTCCTGGCTTTATTAAATCCGGAGACTTGTTTGTGGGGAAGACAAGAAAGAAACTTGGCTTCAAACCTTGA